The Colletotrichum destructivum chromosome 7, complete sequence genome contains the following window.
AACCTCCCTTCCGGGTGCAGCAGCCTGCGGACGTTGGCGAGCGTTTCCCTCAGGCTCGGGGTGGCGTGGAGGACGTTGGCCGCGATGACGAGATCATACGACCCGGCTTCGAATCCTTGCTCGAGGGGGTCCCGGGAGATGTCGAGCGCCTTGAAATGCATACTAGAATACGTCCCGAAACGTTCCTTCGCCGTTGCAAAGAAGCCGGCCGAGATGTCCGTGTAAGTGTACGATGAGTATAGCGACGCTCCCGTCGGGCCGCGCAGCCACTGCAAGACCTTGTTGGTCGTCCCGCCCGTGCCTGCGCCGATCTCCAGCACGCGGAGGTTGGGCTTCGAATGGCCGAGTGCCCGGAAGAGCGGTTCTCTGTCGGTGATGTTCAGCGAGTTGTAGACGTCGGTCAGAACGTTGTTCGGCATGAGTACCTCGAGAggctcgacgtcgcctcTGAAGAACGGCACGATGTTGTCGAGCACAATCTTAGCAGCGGTCGCAAACGACGAGAACGGTTCCATCCGGGActcgttgttgttgttgttgttgtttttgttgttgttgttgttgttgtcaAAGACTGAGTTGATGTCGGCAGCGGTGTTTGCTGGGATTTCCTGCTTCTTCATCCACGCATGGAAGCTTGCAAGGTGCGGCTGGGTAGTCTCAACCCCTTCCAGTCTTTGCAAAGCTCCCTTGATGCATGAAAAAGTGAGTTCGAGGGCAAACTGAAGATTCTTCTGTCCCGGATGCGGTTTGATGAGGTCCGACATGTTCAAGAAATCGACGTCCGGCTGCCAGAAAACACGCGCCCCAGCATGAGGGTCTGCGTCCTCTTCGGAGACATCGTTCTCGAGAGGACTCAGCTTTACTCCCTTGACCGCGAGAGCAACTTTGCCACTGTCtccgacgccctcgccgcccccgcAAAGCAATCCGCGCGGCGTCTGGGTTGCTTCAACCTCCATCTGGATCTCCGAGTCGCAGTGGTAAACCTCCAGCTCTTCGATGAAGGTCGGGACGTTCATCTTGTCGAGCTTGTGCCCGACCCCCTTCATGGCCGCGACACTGAAGAGCTGGAGGAAGAAGTCCAGCTTGGTAGGATGGACCGGGTAGTATGTGCCGTCCTGGATCGTGTGCGTCGCCGTGCCCCTGGAACGGTGGCCGGTCGGAGAGCAACTCACGTCCGCCAAACCCTGGAAGTATGGACCGTAGTTGGCGCCGACCTTGCGCAGGGCCTGATACCACTTGGCCGAACCAACACCGCGGGAAAGCCCCGGCGCGCGGTCGACCGGTGTCCGGGCTGGACTCTGCAACGGCCGGACCTGGCCGCTGCAGTGCTTCGACCAGGCCGAGCCGTTGTGCGAGGTGATGGTAAACTCCCACCACGCACCGTCGAGGCTGTCCGTCAGCCTCTCCCGCCGCAGGCTCGTGATGATCTCGGTGGACCGATTCTCGGCAAGGACCATGGCcatgtcgatgacgacgttgcGCATGGCGaacccggagaagacggccccgcccccgccgccagAGCCGAGGCAGAGCTGtctcgccgcctcgccggccaTGCCGACGTATCCCGCGCAGGggaagacgacgtcgcctCTGATGTTGTGGTCGCGTATCCAGGGCACGCGGTCCAGCGCCAGCACGTTCCGGAAGACGGGCTCGGTCTCGCTGCTCTCAGCGACGCGGACGCCGAGGATCTCGTGCTTGGGGAACCTACGGAACCGCCACGCGTCAGAGACGCGGCtcgagaagaggagggagtgGTCGTGCTGCCAGGGGTAGGCCGGCAGGTCCGGGACCACGCGGGCGGTGCCGTCGGGGTTCGTGAGGCGGTCGAAGTCGACCTCGACCCCGTGCTGCcagagctggccgagggctGCCATGTAGGACTCGGTGGAGTTCTTGGACCGCACGAGACATGACGCGTAGGACAGGTTGATGGACTCCTGTGCGAGAATCTGACGCAAGGGCCCGGCCAGCGCCGAGTGCGGCCCGACTTCGAGGAACGCCAACGGCTTGCTGCTCCTCTGTCCCTTGTGCTCGGCAACCAaggcggagatggcggcACTGAAGAGCACCGGCGACTCGAGGTTGGATCTCCAGTACTCTGCATCCGTCGGCGTCTCTTGTGGTAGTCGACTTCCGGTCACCGAGGAAAACATGTACGGGCCAGACGGACCAGGACCTCTGGGGCTGTTGATATGGGGAGACGTCAACGAGAGATAGTGATCTCCGACTTCCTTCATGTGATGGGAGTGATAAGCCTTCTCGACCTTCAGTAGACGGGCTAGGGTATCCGGCTTCGACTCCCGAATGTGCGAAaggacctcctcgacaatGGCTGCGTCACCAGAGATCGTCACGCTCGACGGCGAGTTCTCGCAGgcaacaccaacaccggGCTTCAGGAACGGCAGCGTGTCTTTCTGTCCCATACCAACGGCAGCCATGGCGCCGGGCTTGGTGACCTCGGAAGAGACTATCCCGCGATAGTATGCCGCAACAATGGCCTCGTTGGCAGTGAGCTTCCCGGCGGTATACGCCGCGGCCATCTCGCCGGAAGaatggccgacgacgccaaagGGCTTGATCCCAGCCGTTTCGCGGAGGGTGTCCACCAAGGCGATCTGCACCGCCGTGCACACCGGCTGGGACAGATGGGCTCTGTGCAGACCGCTCGTCTCTGCCGGCTTGAGAAGCTCTTCAACCAGGGTCCAGGCCGGTCCGTCCGGAAGGAGGCTCAGGACCTTGTCCATCCTCCGCAGGGACTGCGCGAAGACGCGGTTGGTCTTGAGCAGCTCCGCCCCCATCTGCGGCCACTGCGCCCCCTGGCCGGTGAAGACGAGCGCGAGGTCCGCGGGCGTGTTGGGCGCTTTCCCGAACGGCGACGTGGTAagttcgacgccgtcctgcATCACCGAGAATGCCCGGTGCGGTAGGTGGCCGCGCCGGGACGCCAACGTGTAGCTGATATCGTCGAGGGAGCCAGGGTGTTCGCCGATGTACTTCTGGTTGTTGACGACCTGGCGTCTCAGAGAGTCGGCCGTGTTGGCTGAATACACCACGAGATGTACCCTTTCTCTCTGCAGGGTTGACAGCTCCAAGACGGACGGGCTCTCGggagggcggccgaggaaacTTGCCGCCGACTCGAGCACGACATGCGCGTTGGCGCCCCCGATCCCGAACGAGTTGACCGAGACCCTCTCCACGCGGTCTTCTggccacggcgtcggcgcgaCCGGCACCCTGAGGTTCGTCTCGGCGAAGGGGATCTTGGGGTTGGGCGTGTCGAACTTGATGTTGGGCGGGATGGTACGGTGCTCGAGGGCCAGGACCGACTTGATGAGCGACGTGATGCCCGACGCGCCCTCCGAGTGGCCGATGTTGGGTTTGCACGAGCCGATGTAGACCCCGGCGCTCCCAAAcaccttggcgatggccgtCGTCTCGATCGGgtccccggcggcggtgcccgTGCCGTGGCACTCGAAGAAGCCCGTGTCGGCGATGTCGCGCCCGCCGATGGCCGCCATCTTGTAAGCCTGACGGATCATGGCCTCGTGGCTCTCGAAGCTGGGGATCGTCAGGCTCGGCGTCCTGCCGTCCGCGTTGCTCGAGGTGCCCCTGATTACGGCGCGGATGGGGTTCCCGTCCCGGACGGCGTCGCTCAGCCGCTTGACGTACACgacgttgacggcctcgccacGGGCGTACCCGTCGGCGCCCGCGTCGAAGGTTCGGCAGGAGCCGCTGGGAGAGAGCACGCCCTGCTCCGACATGCTGACGTACAAGCCCGGCGCCATGATGAGGTTCGAGCCGGCGACGACCGCGGCGTCGCATTGCCCGTGGCTGATGGACATACACGCCTCGTGGAGGCCGATCAGCGCCGAGGAGCAGCCCGTCCGGATGGTCATGCTGGGGCCCTTGAGGTCGTACTCGTACGCCAGCCGGTTCGAGAGCATGAAGTCGCCGTACCCGGTGATCTTGTACTGGCCCACGACCTCGCTGTCCCTGGTCAGGGTCTCGAGCCAGTCCTCGCCGAAGCAGCCCACAAAGGTGCCGATCGTCTTGCCGCGGTactccgtctcgcccgcGCTCTCGAGGCACTCCCGCGTCAGCTCCAGGAGCAGCCTCTGCTGGGGGTCGGCGCGCTCGACCTCGCTCTTGGGCATCCTGAAGAACGTCGTGTCGAGCGCCGCGAGATCGACGGAGTCGTCCAGGAAGTAGCCGTGCTGCGTCTTGATATGGCCgggcttggcggcctcggaaTAGTAGCTGGCCGCGCTGAATCTCGTCTCGGGTATGGGGCCCCGCGCGTCTCTtttgtcgacgaggaactgCCAGAACTGCTCGGGGGTCGAGATTCCGCCGGGGAGCCTCAGGGCCATGCCGCAGACGGCAATGGGCTctgccccggccgccgtggTCGTGGGGTTACCATCTGTCTGGGAGTTCCGAGTAAGTCAGCTGCCGTTCCTCTCTCTATGCTAGTGACTTGTTACACTCACAGCTAAGTCTGGTACGGAGTCCAGATAGGGCGCCATGATGGTGGAGGATGATGGTACTTTCTTCTTGTGCGGTTCTCGTTTTGACAAGTGTGACTACACTGCTACCGTGGAATATCGATTtggagaagaacaagagcAACGCAAAAGCAATAGCTCTAAAATTTGATGATTGAAGCATCCCCCCCTGGGTTTTTCGTCTTTTATTCATGGCCGACCTTTGGTCCATAGGACGTCCTTTCACCTGTCATCAGTCTCGTTTGGGACATCGGGCCTGCTTGGCGTCAGCAATCTCACCTCGCGTTGGTCAATGCAGCGCTGATGTTGCCTAGATACCAAGAACGCCGAGCATACAACGCTGACACCTCCAATGAGAGAGAATAGATGCCGATCAACACGTCCACTATGTCGAGGAGACGCGTTTGGCTGCATTGAACTATTGGACGACAGGTACCATTACTGGCTTAATTGCATGTAAACGTCCAACGTAAGCATCAGCGATAGGGCTGGGCTGCGGAAGGATGCGATAGAGAACACACGTCAGCGGCGATCTGCCCCGACGGTTCTTAATCACCCATCGATCAGCACACGTAGCCCAATGGCCCCCCCAACGCGTCGAGCCAGCTGGTCATCGCTATCAAGCGAGTAATGGTCATTGTCCAGCTAACGCATCAGCATCATGTTAAGCGCCGAGCCAACGCGAAACTGAGTTGTAGTCTTCCCACCGACAACAGTCCATGATAACCGGCAATGAATCATCTTACATACAGAGTCGAATGGAGATTCTAAGCGTACACTACCGTAACAAGGGACAAAAGGCTAAAATCAACAGGATTTGTTGTACAACACTGTCAGCCGACTGCCTAAAGAAGACTGGTCTGGCGCAACGGCCGATTCCGGCCTCCATGTGCCGTTTTCGGAAAGAAGAAGTAGCGCACCGCCACAAAGTCCGGCCCGGAATGTGGGGCCGAAACGGCCGAGGGGGCCGACTGTGGCGGTACAGTCCCGGTGGTCTCGGTCATACGTATTGTGTGTTGGTTCCTAACCTGGACGAAATTTCATGTATACAACCGTCTCTCCGGAAGCGGAAATCCCCGCTGTATCGATTCTGAACAGCTTACGATGCCTAGGCGAGAAGAACATTCCTCAGACACGCGTGGAGCAACTTGAAGCAAACGCTCCCCAATGCCAGGGTCTCAATCACCATGCCGCCCACAGACAAAACAAGCAATTGGGCCGATCAGGAGTAATGCACGACAATAGCCTACGTAAATTCAACCAATAGTTGGTTCTGTCGGGTATCGAAACCTGCAACCCATTGGACGCATTACGCGCCCTGCTAAACTCTCCATGCACGCAACCTGAACTCCCGCCGGCGTGGACAAATCTTGTCTACAAGAGTCCTCTACCTCAACGGCCGGATGCAGGTGACCCCCCTCTAGACCAGTGATGGGCCGTTTAAGGCAATTCAATACTGCATTAGTTTGTGTTCTTGGATGGGAAGCTGTAACTGTAATTaactctcttcttccccatGCCGTCTTTCGCCTAAGCGTACGTCTCGACGCTTACTCAGATCACGATGGAAACGCCGTGTCGTACCAACCATCATCAATACCGATCCTGGTATCATCCACGACGTACTTATCATGCAGCAAGACTCATCCAATCACCGCCCATCATCGTGCTCTAGCTTCCGATACTCTCTTGTCTCCAGCCGTATAGCCGCTTCCCAATCCCTCAATCCCCCTACTACCCTCCACCCACCGGATGGCGGTCTCAAACAGGCTTCTGTCCGCTCCAGAAGTGCATCTTGCCGTACGCGTGGACGTTGGGGTCCCTCATCGCGTTGCGGCACTGCGCGAAGAGAACCTCCATCTCGATCTTGCTCCACCCCAGCATCTCAAAGTGGATcgcgccgacggcggggaAGAAGTCCTCGCACGCCGTGCGGTAGTACATGCCGACCAGCCGCATCGttctggggaggggggaaaaagtCAACATTGGCCCCAATTGTACATCGATCTCTCATCGTATACAGATGTATAGAAGTATATGTCTTGAGAGTGACAGAGAAGTGATATAGGCTGCACTTACTTATCCCTGGGCCACGTCCCGTAGGGCAGCTTGACCGTGTGGTGCTGGATGttgacgaagccggcctGCTCCAGGTACTGCCGCCCGAAcacggcggcgtgggagtTTGTGCCGAACTTGGCGaacgcctcgacgaggtggtCGGTGAAGCGGACGAGGGGCCAGTCGGGCGGCATGGTCCCGTCGTCGCAGTGGACCTGTCCGTCGACGTCCTGCAGCTCGACCCAACCGCCGGGCTTCATGTGTCTGCCGTTTCCATTAGTAAATCGCTTTCCGTgttgaaaaagaaagaaaaaaatggggggggggggggaggttgggTTGCGTGTGTGCTCGGCGTCCTCACTCATATGCGTTCCGCAACAGGTTGACGGGCGATTTGAGCACCGGGACCATGTTGCGGAGGTGTACAAAGTCAAAGTTCCTGCCGTTCAGCCAGGTGTCTtctacgtcgtcgacgaggaacttgacgttcggCGGCACCCATACGGGCTGGATGGGACTCAGGTCGAGCCCATGGATCTCGGCGCTGGGAAACAAGTCGCCCACTGTGATGGACTCGTCAGCCGGCCGGTTCTTCAACTACCGTCTCCTCGGACCGAGCCCCGAAGTCTCGTCACAACATcgaggcgtcggcggggGAAGACCCAGGCACTCACTCTCAATGGCCCAGATGCCAGTCCCGGTACCGAGGTCGATGATCTTCTGCGGGCTGTCGCCAATGGGCGCGAAGTACAGCCGCCCGTCCGTGACCTCGAGCATCATGGCGTGCAGCATGTCCTCGCGGTTCTGCTCCGTCTCGTCGTTGGGGATCGGGTACCGCCCGTGGCGGAACTTGTGGTAGCGCCGGCCGTTCCGGAAGCTGTGCTCGTATACGCTCGAGTTGAGCGACGTCGAATCGGTCCGATCGTCGGCGATCGAGCCCTCGTCGAAGACGCTCGGCGTGaactcgtcgtcatcatcagtgccgccggcctcgagggtgtCTCCCACGGgcgtctcctcggcgagagCGGGGAtgcccgcggccgccgccgcggcgtctGGGCCCGGGTTGGTAGCTTGGTCggtcgatgccgtcgccgcttCTGTGCCGGATGCCGTGGCGGGTATCTGCTCGGTGCCGGAACcgctggccgtcggcggtgcaGACGCTGGGACTGCGATGGGATTGTCAACACGCATGTCCACATTCTCAAGGTTCAAGACTACGGGATCATTGAGTGTCCCACGGCGCCTTTGAGAGTATGCCCAGGGGCTATGTTCCGCTCGCATAACAATAGTTGCTTCGATAAGGACATGTGTGGACAGACAATGGGGGTTCGACTTACCGACAGCGCTGTCGCGGGGCGGGCTGGCAGGACGACTCCCGCCGGGATTGCCGAGGTTACTACCCGTGCTTGTTGTCGCCATTTAGTTCTTTGTTTTGTAGCCGAAAGGCATGCAGCCCGTAGATCTATTCTGATGTGTCGTCAATCGGGTTACACGAGGACCGCGCTGGGCTGTTTCCAAAGCGTAAGAGACCCCGATAAACGAAGGCAGACCGCGAAGACGAAAACAAACGAGGAGAGAGGATGGGATGGCAATTGTCTAATCGCAGAGGTTCTTGCTCCAAGAAAAAAGAGCTCTTCCAACTTGGATGACCCTTGAGTCAGGCTTCACCCCCTGGTGAACACAGGCTGAAGCTTGTTTGGGGCCAGGGCGGGGTTCGTTGCGCCGCGAGGTCCGGGCTTTCCCCAGCAGCGACAAGGAGGTctggcttcctcttcctctgggCTAAAAGCGTACTGCTATGATCCTAGCTCGAGAACCCGAAGAGGCGGAGAGACAATGGGGGGGCGCGGCCGTTGGTAACACAAGTGTTGTGTGTGTAGAGATGAGAGAAAGCAGAtcaggagggagagaagcgAGAGATAAGAGGCGGCGGGATCGATCTGGAAGGAGAAAGCAGCCGGGAGATCTCACACGTGCAGTGCAGTGTTTGACTGACGCCAGCCCATGAGGTTCGATGACCACATCCGAAGCCCAGTCTCGACTTGCCGGTGAGACAGAAGGCAACCTTGAAGGGCTGGCTGGTCGACGGAACAACGCCACCACTCGCCTCGCGGCGGCCAAGAGCGGTAAGGGCTTCGCCAAGAAGTGATTTGACCTCTCTCGAGGTGCAGCCTCGCACGCATACAGGTCGATGGCCAGCTGGAGCGACACAGGCAGACATGGACTGTTCTCAGTCTAGTGCGACGTCAAGACCgcctcggcgctgccgctAACACCATTGGGCCGTCCCATGTGAGCTTTCAATTTGCCCGGTATTGCTGCCCCTCACCCTGCGGGGGTGTGGCAACCCACCCTTCCTCATACAGATGCTGGGAAGGTCGGGGTGGCGCTGACCGGGTCCATTCAGGGGTTGTCCACGCTGCTCTGCCATTCCCAGGTGCCCGGTTATCAGTACGATGGGAAATGGGACGGGGAGACACATCAACTTCCCCTGCTCCCAGCCGTATTAAGGTATCCCGTCCCCTTGCTGACTGGCTGCTGCCATGGGAATCTGAACGGGGGCTGGACGAGTCCCGTATGCGTACTGTTGGTAGGGAGTCTTCCCTTTGGTTACTGGGTGCCCCGGAATAACTTGAACCACAAACACGGATTCTTTGTCGAGACAAAACCCATCATGCCAGGAAGAAATGCATGTTCGAGAGCAAGCAACCCATCTCGTGGTTCAAAACTGGAATCCCTGCTCCCCCCGGCCCGGCCCTGTCGATCGATTCCAGACGAAACTGGCTTTCGTCTAAGCATCCCACGCTCCACCCAAGGAAAGCAAACAACAACTGCACCCATAAAAACCGTTGAGAAACACGCTGCATCGAGTTGTCTGCAGAAAAAGCAAAAAggcccttcccctccctccctccctccctccctcctcacGATGGCCGAGGCGACACGGCACACATGCATAATCAACGCTCCTACAATACGAAAACTCCACGTTCGCGCGTGTTCACTGGCAGGATCGAGATGCGGTGACCTCCTCACCTCCTACACGGTCCTGCAGATGGTGTGGATGACGGAGctggaaaaagaaaaagaaaaaaagaaaagaattGCTTCCAATGCGAATTTGGCCCCCGATCGCCCGTTGTTGGACAGAGATGTTTTTCGATTTTCGATCCTGTCTCACATCACATCTCACACGGCGCTTGGCACAACTGCAGATGGtgtaagagagagaaggacagaaagaaagaaagaggggtGGTCTGTTTGCGAGAGAGCAGGAAAAAGAAACCATACttcgcgtcctcgtccgcgtcGGTTCGACATCATGCATCGACCGAAGGAATCGTGACGAAAAGTCTCAGCAATTCTGGCGTGCCCGCCCGTCGGCACGTTGCCAGAAACGGAGCGTTCGCCGGCCCTAacaagctcgccgagatTTCCTTTTCCGCCGCTGTCctggttgggggggggggggggggttcggtCGTCGCTTGCAGCCCTCTCTGCAACTTGGAGGCAAGGACTTGGAGGGGCGGCTGGAAGGCAATGTCCGACGGACACGGAGGCCCAATGGTGACGCCGTCTGGCCGATGATGCAACGGTTAGGGTCTTCCCCGAACATGGAGGGGTCTGCCGGAACGTCTACACCATGTTGCACAAGACTGTCGTCTTCATCAAGTGGCAGTGTTGGTCTTCCTCATGTCCAGCTCAGGGACGAGCCTCGGCGCTGGCTTAAGCTATTCCGGGGCCTTCCGGTATTGGTGGTGGAACTTTTTCCCATCATGTTCGTCGGAAAGTTTCAACAGAGGTCCTATCTGCACTTCCTCAGGCGAGTGTACTCCTCAACTGAAACATGGTCAACTAGCAATGAAGTCATTTAAGATGTAACGTCGCTGATCCAATTGGTCTGTCTTGGTTGACCCTGTTGATCCCACCAGTGGGTGGCTTTCTTGATCTCTAAGCGGAATGAGAAAATGGCCATCACTCCCTCGACGAGAGCCCGCTTGAAGCCCAATCCAGCTGGCTGATTCTCGCCACCACATACAACTCCCACGAGTGGAACTGGCAGATCTAATATTTCGTTCTCCGGCACGGCTTCCCGGTGATCACACCCAACACCCTGGCTAGGCCCGCTCACCTGCTCCAGCGATCCGGCTTCGATCCGGCTGAACCCACAACGGGTCTTCGGCTCGGCCCTGTATCCGCACCCGGCGCGGCATTACACGTGGGCTGGCCGTCGAGCAAGGCAAGCCGACACGAGCGTGATACTGGTTTAGTGTCGCTTGGCGAACCAGACGACATCGGCTGGCGCGACTTTTTGGGTGTTCTAGTTGAAAAGCGACGAGGCGATCACTTAGTGGGCGACGGTTGGAAGTGATTGGGTAGCACCGAGAACGAAAGCCAAGGGAACAAGTTTTGATCTATGGCTCTCGTGATTTGTTTTTCCCCCTAAATGTAGGCAAGACGCCAAAGCAATCTTCATCCGGCTTCTAATCTTCATTCGATGCGATGCAAAATGCGCTCTCAAATCTATCAAAAGCTACCCGTAAGTCTTCGTGGTCTCGTATGTGTCCTCTTCATTCTCTGGCAGATGCATGCAGTTCAGTCAACCTCCAGTCCCCGATGCTGAACCATCGTTTCCCTCCCCAGATGATCATTGGCGTCCGCGTTTTGCCATGAGCTTTCTTGTCAGTTCCTCTGGCCTCAGTGACTGAACCGGAAGTCCAGCCGCTTGTTGCCCTCGTCTTTGGTCGTCTCCAAGTACGCAAGCCGCTGGGCCGCCGACATGCCGTTCCAGATCCTGTCGCGTCTCTTGTTGCGGTAGACGTAGTAGGCCTTGACCAGAGGATAGAGCACCAGGTTCATGCACACGACCCCGAGAAGAGAGCGGTTGCCGCGTTTGTACAGCGGCGCGTCGTCTGGGGCTGATGTGAGCATGCATCGCACGACACGAGAGTCAGGCCAGGAGGAGCTTACCAGATCGATAGACGTTGGACGAGATGATCCCGCTCGTCTGCACAAACATGTTGTAGCAGGCAGCAGAGACGGTCCGTGAGCGAACCGTGCTGGAGTTGCGGCTGTTCCATCCGACCTTGATGAATAAGTCAGCATTAGCAACATGGCGGACTCGGCGAGTCTGGGTTCCAGGGCCCTCAACGACCAGGTTTTCTCCGTTGATGATACGAGAATGAGATGGGCTGCAGCAACTTACTTGGATAGGATGAGCTGCGTCAAAAGTCAGTCCAGCTTCTCAGGAGAGAGGGATGATGGAAAACTTACGATTGGGGTACATGAGAAGAAGAGTGATGACGGCGTACAGAACCCATCTGTTAACTTCCGCGGTGTTCACAACATTGAGGTAGATCAAGATGGGCAGCGCCCAAATTTGACTCGACATGGCAACGAATGTGAGTTCGCCAATGATTTCGCCAAGATATGTAATCCCGAGCATGGTAATCACTGCACCGAACAATCAGCCACACAAACAGCAGCAGTGTCTCGGGACGCCCTCAACTCACTATGACCGACGGTGTACGGGATGGCCAGCAGGTTCGACTGGAAGGTGTCGAAGCCCAGGTTGCGCAGCGTCAGGGTCAGGTACTGAGACGACGGGGTCATGGGGATCTGGAAGGTCAGGCCGAGGAGGTAGATCGGCCACAGGTCGTAGTCCCTGAGGCTGTCCCAGAGGAGACGCGGTGTGATGGGCTCGCGGTTGTGCATGCTGCTTTTTCCTGGGTCCTCGCGGAGCACTCTTAGTTGTATTATTTTAACCTACCTCCTTTATATAGATAGGTTAGGGTGCTTACCTGTTGACCATGACCGTCTCTTCCCTGCGCTGCTCATCAGCGACAAGTTCGAAGAACACGTTCGCAATGCTGGTTTTGGACTCACCTTTCGGTGAACCAGCCGCGTTTGCCGCGGAACCAGCTGGCTGTCTGGCAGGGTCCCGCCGGCATGAGGAGGAACCCAAAGATGCCGATCACGAGCGTGAACAGCCCTTCGATGAGGAACAGGTATCTCCATCCTGCGTGCCCCTGGAAACCACGCAAGTGGAGGATGCCGTGCGCGAAGAGGG
Protein-coding sequences here:
- a CDS encoding Putative Acyl transferase domain superfamily, phosphopantetheine binding ACP domain, thiolase yields the protein MAPYLDSVPDLATDGNPTTTAAGAEPIAVCGMALRLPGGISTPEQFWQFLVDKRDARGPIPETRFSAASYYSEAAKPGHIKTQHGYFLDDSVDLAALDTTFFRMPKSEVERADPQQRLLLELTRECLESAGETEYRGKTIGTFVGCFGEDWLETLTRDSEVVGQYKITGYGDFMLSNRLAYEYDLKGPSMTIRTGCSSALIGLHEACMSISHGQCDAAVVAGSNLIMAPGLYVSMSEQGVLSPSGSCRTFDAGADGYARGEAVNVVYVKRLSDAVRDGNPIRAVIRGTSSNADGRTPSLTIPSFESHEAMIRQAYKMAAIGGRDIADTGFFECHGTGTAAGDPIETTAIAKVFGSAGVYIGSCKPNIGHSEGASGITSLIKSVLALEHRTIPPNIKFDTPNPKIPFAETNLRVPVAPTPWPEDRVERVSVNSFGIGGANAHVVLESAASFLGRPPESPSVLELSTLQRERVHLVVYSANTADSLRRQVVNNQKYIGEHPGSLDDISYTLASRRGHLPHRAFSVMQDGVELTTSPFGKAPNTPADLALVFTGQGAQWPQMGAELLKTNRVFAQSLRRMDKVLSLLPDGPAWTLVEELLKPAETSGLHRAHLSQPVCTAVQIALVDTLRETAGIKPFGVVGHSSGEMAAAYTAGKLTANEAIVAAYYRGIVSSEVTKPGAMAAVGMGQKDTLPFLKPGVGVACENSPSSVTISGDAAIVEEVLSHIRESKPDTLARLLKVEKAYHSHHMKEVGDHYLSLTSPHINSPRGPGPSGPYMFSSVTGSRLPQETPTDAEYWRSNLESPVLFSAAISALVAEHKGQRSSKPLAFLEVGPHSALAGPLRQILAQESINLSYASCLVRSKNSTESYMAALGQLWQHGVEVDFDRLTNPDGTARVVPDLPAYPWQHDHSLLFSSRVSDAWRFRRFPKHEILGVRVAESSETEPVFRNVLALDRVPWIRDHNIRGDVVFPCAGYVGMAGEAARQLCLGSGGGGGAVFSGFAMRNVVIDMAMVLAENRSTEIITSLRRERLTDSLDGAWWEFTITSHNGSAWSKHCSGQVRPLQSPARTPVDRAPGLSRGVGSAKWYQALRKVGANYGPYFQGLADVSCSPTGHRSRGTATHTIQDGTYYPVHPTKLDFFLQLFSVAAMKGVGHKLDKMNVPTFIEELEVYHCDSEIQMEVEATQTPRGLLCGGGEGVGDSGKVALAVKGVKLSPLENDVSEEDADPHAGARVFWQPDVDFLNMSDLIKPHPGQKNLQFALELTFSCIKGALQRLEGVETTQPHLASFHAWMKKQEIPANTAADINSVFDNNNNNNKNNNNNNNESRMEPFSSFATAAKIVLDNIVPFFRGDVEPLEVLMPNNVLTDVYNSLNITDREPLFRALGHSKPNLRVLEIGAGTGGTTNKVLQWLRGPTGASLYSSYTYTDISAGFFATAKERFGTYSSMHFKALDISRDPLEQGFEAGSYDLVIAANVLHATPSLRETLANVRRLLHPEGRLYMEELSHDALPLNFIMGVLPGWWLGADDGRPDQPHVSTERWDTELRSAGFDGLDDVAFDSERPNNLLAFMTAKPSRDIPLPGTVTILHDAGSMDLAAKVRDALLQDGTRSITLHDISNELPSTTEDLISVVDLQTPFFENISAETFAVFRNLVTRASDQQSGIFWLTRSSQLGCPDPRWGEAIGAARSIRNELSLDFATCEVGQMDAVSLSAVSRVFTKFQQRRHEDVVSPEYEYSIVDGTVHISRLYPVSVSAELRASHDLGAEDIVDHDLQIGRYGRLNTLHWAPRGPRALLGDDVVVEAKAVGMNFKDVLIAMGIVDSNIGSLGLEAAGVVRQTGPEAKALSPGDRVFVFGGGCFSTGIVISEKLCVKIPDSLSFQDAATMPCVFSTVIHGLLDVAHLSAGDSVLVHSACGGVGLAALQICKMTGAEIYCTVGSEEKIRHLEDTFGIPRERIFNSRDASFLPAVLEATRGRGVDVVLNSLSGDLLHASWSCVAEFGKMVEIGKRDLIGNGRLALNVFELNRSYHGVDLGHLIEVKPKEGNRLLKKIVELYEQGHIGPISPSKVFDAAAVEECFRYMQKGQHIGKIVMSMDGLSRGAQLGSSSSFNPSFDRDASYLLVGGLGGLGRLVSNWMVEHGARNLVYLSRNGGGETEDNDSFFKELADQGCTATAVRGSVTSLADVKRAIGAASRPVRGVINLSMVLRDQSFAKMSHEEWETAVGPKVQGTWNLHNACADAGLDLDFFLLFSSISGVVGQRGQANYAAANTFLDAFVQYRQALDLRAGVVDIGAMVDYGYLADNPALMERLTGHGFYGIRIPQLLDALALVIKQSRGEKRPAASASAPGFVNDSQLVIGHRSLTSLADAANRVLWKGDRRMGFYFNSDGDGAATSNDSSDQGALASFVKSAAADPGLLSSPDCSAFIARQIAAHLFRLLLKPAENEDDIDVGMSLQDAGLDSLVAVEMRSWWKGAFGFDISVLEMLGMGSIAALGERAVRGLKECAGEAGESQDGGGEKHDTEGYLKLKMP
- a CDS encoding Putative S-adenosyl-L-methionine-dependent methyltransferase superfamily, yielding MATTSTGSNLGNPGGSRPASPPRDSAVVPASAPPTASGSGTEQIPATASGTEAATASTDQATNPGPDAAAAAAGIPALAEETPVGDTLEAGGTDDDDEFTPSVFDEGSIADDRTDSTSLNSSVYEHSFRNGRRYHKFRHGRYPIPNDETEQNREDMLHAMMLEVTDGRLYFAPIGDSPQKIIDLGTGTGIWAIEMGDLFPSAEIHGLDLSPIQPVWVPPNVKFLVDDVEDTWLNGRNFDFVHLRNMVPVLKSPVNLLRNAYEHMKPGGWVELQDVDGQVHCDDGTMPPDWPLVRFTDHLVEAFAKFGTNSHAAVFGRQYLEQAGFVNIQHHTVKLPYGTWPRDKTMRLVGMYYRTACEDFFPAVGAIHFEMLGWSKIEMEVLFAQCRNAMRDPNVHAYGKMHFWSGQKPV